Proteins encoded by one window of Megachile rotundata isolate GNS110a chromosome 10, iyMegRotu1, whole genome shotgun sequence:
- the LOC100881333 gene encoding G-protein coupled receptor 143 produces the protein MADPTIQTFCCHHSNRTDMAIVIMQEFNTDVYNTVCMLSSTIGILGAVYQILPRETSSLPHRWQSFSSSRGREIIMWLAIADLLASLGVFIRSALWMNFRSIMPMEDDTSNVIFCALSSAWTQYFYMATWIWTLCYAIDMKLLLGDRSGNPVCYHAFAWICPAVLTTFGLTILYVPDANCHNLTSLSTAILRILPNYCATYVLLAVVMIVNPVLYFASTRDLQTAVACSLAQVTGRERKLVQAIKLKFALTNIVYYVCWLPNLINGILLWTLWFQLPVKAIITLWYIMAVTNPLQAFFNALVYQRWGKREKFRLECCQKLGTFNLNHVTRRDSGMRLSESSPLLDSKYGYPPHTSINGSSSF, from the exons ATGGCTGATCCAACGATTCAAACATTTTGTTGTCATCATTCAAACAGAACGGATATGGCAATTGTGATAATGCAGGAATTTAACACGGATGTTTACAATACAGTTTGTATGCTATCCTCAACAATAGGTATTTTAGGTGCAGTGTATCAG ATACTGCCAAGAGAAACATCTAGTCTTCCTCACCGGTGGCAAAGCTTTTCATCGTCCAGGGGACGAGAAATTATTATGTGGCTTGCAATAGCTGATTTGCTAGCTTCGTtag GTGTATTTATTAGATCAGCATTATGGATGAACTTTAGATCTATAATGCCAATGGAAGATGACACTTCGAATGTTATTTTTTGTGCACTTTCATCG GCATGGACTCAGTATTTTTACATGGCAACATGGATTTGGACTCTGTGCTATGCTATTGATATGAAACTATTACTTGGAGATCGATCAGGAAATCCTGTTTGTTATCATGCTTTTGCTTGGATATGTCCAGCAGTTCTAACTACATTCGGGTTAACAATTTTGTATGTTCCAGATGCAAa cTGTCACAATTTAACATCTCTCTCTACTGCTATACTACGTATTCTGCCAAATTACTGTGCTACATACGTACTTCTAGCAgttgttatgattgtgaatccTGTATTGTATTTTGCATCAACACGAGATCTTCAAACTGCTGTTGCTTGTAGTCTAGCGCAAGTAACagggagagaaagaaaattGGTGCAAGCAATAAAACTCAAATTTGCTTTAACTAACATTGTATACTATGTATGTTGGCTACCTAATTTGATCAATGGGATATTATTATGGACTTTATGGTTCCAATTGCCAGTTAAAGCTATCATTACTCTTTGGTATATAATG GCCGTTACAAATCCTCTTCAAGCATTTTTCAATGCACTTGTTTATCAGAGATGGGGTAAAAGGGAGAAGTTTCGATTGGAGTGTTGCCAGAAATTAGGAACCTTTAATTTGAATCACGTTACAAGAAGAGATTCAGGCATGCGTTTGTCGGAATCGTCTCCTTTGTTAGATTCGAAATATGGATATCCACCACATACAAGTATAAATGGTTCTTCTTCGTTTTAA